The Streptomyces kanamyceticus genome window below encodes:
- a CDS encoding phytanoyl-CoA dioxygenase family protein, whose product MSAPDTAALVKEYRENGFAVAERLFEPSEVAELNTAITEILAVPDIGSVAEVEPGDNGVARRIWSPTKQHPAFERAAAHPELLDQVEALIGPDILFHYSKLHLKAPHVGSVVEWHQDFAYYPHTNTDLVTALVYLDDTTTENSALQAVPGSHLRGLADHYVDGHFRGKVTGAGAPDPALAVPIEAPAGSVVFIHCLLLHYSSPNRSDRYRRAYLPAYRAADAYPIHFGSHAGHNEPGVKLLRGSVSDTARVEAGAWRLPLAERPFGSLFQLQEGADTTEAATTGYATPANSPEGAAIGR is encoded by the coding sequence ATGTCCGCACCCGACACGGCCGCGCTCGTCAAGGAGTACCGCGAGAACGGCTTCGCGGTCGCCGAGCGTCTCTTCGAGCCGAGCGAGGTGGCCGAGCTCAACACCGCCATCACGGAGATCCTGGCCGTCCCCGACATCGGCTCCGTTGCCGAAGTGGAGCCGGGCGACAACGGAGTGGCCCGCCGGATCTGGTCACCCACCAAACAGCACCCCGCGTTCGAGCGGGCCGCCGCCCACCCCGAACTGCTCGACCAGGTCGAGGCGCTCATCGGCCCCGACATCCTGTTCCACTACAGCAAGCTCCACCTCAAGGCCCCGCACGTGGGCAGTGTCGTGGAGTGGCACCAAGACTTCGCCTACTACCCCCACACCAACACCGACCTGGTGACGGCCCTCGTCTACCTCGACGACACCACCACCGAGAACTCAGCGCTCCAGGCCGTCCCCGGCTCTCATCTGCGCGGCCTCGCCGACCACTACGTAGACGGTCACTTCCGCGGCAAGGTGACGGGCGCGGGCGCCCCCGACCCGGCCCTCGCCGTGCCCATCGAGGCGCCCGCGGGCAGCGTCGTCTTCATCCACTGCCTGCTCCTGCACTACTCGTCCCCGAACCGCTCCGACCGGTACCGCCGCGCCTACCTGCCGGCCTACCGGGCGGCTGACGCCTACCCGATCCACTTCGGTTCGCACGCCGGGCACAACGAGCCCGGGGTGAAACTGCTGCGCGGCAGCGTGTCCGACACGGCACGGGTGGAAGCCGGGGCATGGCGTCTCCCGCTCGCGGAGCGCCCGTTCGGCTCGCTCTTCCAGCTCCAGGAGGGCGCCGACACCACCGAGGCGGCGACCACCGGGTACGCCACGCCGGCGAACTCGCCCGAGGGCGCGGCGATCGGAAGGTGA
- a CDS encoding flavin reductase family protein — translation MTQGTETVRRASSEDFRAAMARFAAGVVVVTTLGDGGSPRGFTASSFCSVSLRPPLILVCLANSADSFATFASCGHFAVSVLGPEHRPLAERFATKGADKFAPDGLSRTPGGLPAVAGALVELDCEVHARHPAGDHMILIGRVSGARLSEGARTPMVYYEKAFRFLA, via the coding sequence GTGACGCAGGGGACAGAGACGGTACGGCGGGCGAGTTCCGAGGACTTCCGGGCCGCGATGGCCCGGTTCGCGGCCGGGGTCGTGGTGGTGACGACTCTGGGCGACGGCGGGTCGCCGCGCGGCTTCACGGCGAGTTCGTTCTGTTCGGTGTCGCTGCGCCCACCACTGATTCTGGTCTGTCTGGCGAACTCGGCCGACTCCTTCGCGACGTTCGCCTCCTGCGGGCACTTCGCGGTGAGCGTCCTCGGCCCCGAACACAGGCCGCTGGCAGAGCGGTTCGCGACCAAAGGCGCCGACAAGTTCGCACCGGACGGCCTGTCCCGTACGCCCGGCGGACTCCCGGCGGTGGCGGGCGCGCTCGTCGAGCTGGACTGCGAGGTGCACGCCCGGCACCCCGCCGGGGACCACATGATCCTGATCGGCCGGGTATCGGGCGCGCGCCTCAGTGAGGGCGCGCGGACCCCCATGGTCTATTACGAAAAGGCCTTCCGGTTCCTGGCCTGA
- a CDS encoding potassium channel family protein, with product MRATVKDPTDDKRTHWHRPALLAAASVVMVTAYFLLPLHLFGPHRPLLSWLVFVAGLALVAVGLLRQIQHVLADRTGTRPAWMITGLMCLTVLLFSSAYYVLARQQGQFIGLRTRVDALYFTVVTLATVGYGDISPSGQTARVLTLLQLLYSFIFLTAGATTLTKLLRGRIVRRGKP from the coding sequence GTGCGCGCCACGGTGAAGGACCCTACGGACGACAAGAGGACACACTGGCACCGGCCCGCCCTGCTCGCGGCGGCGTCGGTGGTCATGGTCACGGCGTACTTCCTGCTGCCGCTGCACCTGTTCGGCCCGCACCGCCCGCTCCTGAGCTGGCTCGTGTTCGTCGCCGGGCTCGCGCTGGTCGCCGTCGGGCTGCTCCGGCAGATCCAGCACGTGCTCGCCGACCGGACCGGCACCAGACCGGCCTGGATGATCACCGGCCTGATGTGCCTGACGGTCCTGCTGTTCTCGTCCGCGTACTACGTGCTCGCGCGGCAGCAGGGCCAGTTCATCGGGCTGCGCACGCGCGTGGACGCGCTGTACTTCACCGTCGTCACGCTCGCCACGGTCGGCTACGGGGACATCAGCCCGAGCGGCCAGACGGCACGCGTCCTCACGCTCCTGCAACTGCTCTACAGCTTCATCTTCCTCACCGCGGGGGCGACCACCCTGACGAAGCTGCTGCGCGGCAGGATCGTGCGGCGCGGCAAGCCCTAG
- a CDS encoding ATP-grasp domain-containing protein produces MKKAILLLMHQGKSYAEEIAAATTGLGLTPVALSSRPELPGALDASRRHVADCVVTEEPELHSGDVEKAVRELAERGYRVEAALATFEGYRLLMAELNERLGARDCAEPALRLCLDKYELRRHLFAEGLSEVRSHRIAPGVRPELDSRARWFVKPVRGASSFATFVLDDIGDLADLPAIQEQMRADRRMKAIFMDRYDFLVEEYVEGPEFSFETFVLDGRVHHLCVHEKARVERLERTVLEGMSVSPPVSLDRDLVLAGSDHVTRCLAALAEYGLTDGAFHIEVKYWESKKRWEIIEINPRMGGSLINASVQTVTGHSLLDLWTESLLLPDGERDAFHNRLTHASQLEALRAGAPTRATVFLSKYGEKGRTVDAIRFDPPTRPPRILRVHATAGTELESSDRGICLMDALWDVAADRLDAETDFLDRHATEHFHVRYR; encoded by the coding sequence ATGAAGAAAGCGATCCTGCTCCTCATGCACCAGGGCAAGTCGTACGCCGAGGAGATCGCCGCGGCCACCACCGGGCTCGGCCTGACCCCGGTCGCCCTCAGCTCCCGCCCGGAGCTGCCCGGGGCCCTGGACGCGAGCCGCCGCCACGTGGCGGACTGCGTGGTCACCGAGGAACCCGAACTGCACTCCGGCGACGTCGAGAAGGCCGTTCGCGAACTCGCCGAGCGGGGCTACCGGGTCGAGGCCGCCCTCGCCACCTTCGAGGGCTACCGGCTCCTGATGGCCGAGCTCAACGAGCGGCTCGGCGCGCGCGACTGCGCCGAGCCCGCGCTGCGCCTCTGCCTCGACAAGTACGAACTGCGCCGCCACCTCTTCGCCGAGGGACTGAGCGAGGTCCGCAGCCACCGCATCGCCCCCGGCGTGAGGCCCGAACTCGACTCCCGCGCACGCTGGTTCGTCAAGCCGGTGCGCGGTGCCTCGTCCTTCGCGACCTTCGTCCTCGACGACATCGGAGACCTGGCCGACCTGCCCGCGATCCAGGAGCAGATGCGCGCCGACCGGCGCATGAAGGCGATCTTCATGGACCGGTACGACTTCCTGGTCGAGGAGTACGTCGAGGGCCCGGAGTTCAGCTTCGAGACGTTCGTCCTCGACGGCCGGGTCCACCACCTGTGCGTCCACGAGAAGGCCCGCGTGGAACGCCTGGAGCGGACCGTCCTGGAGGGGATGTCGGTCAGTCCGCCCGTGAGCCTCGACCGAGACCTCGTGCTGGCGGGATCCGACCACGTCACCCGCTGCCTGGCCGCCCTCGCGGAGTACGGGCTGACCGATGGCGCCTTCCACATCGAGGTCAAGTACTGGGAGTCGAAGAAGCGCTGGGAGATCATCGAGATCAACCCCCGGATGGGCGGCAGCCTCATCAACGCCAGCGTCCAGACCGTCACCGGGCACTCCCTCCTCGACCTGTGGACCGAGTCCCTGCTGCTGCCCGACGGCGAGCGGGACGCCTTCCACAACCGGCTCACCCACGCCTCCCAGCTGGAGGCCCTGCGCGCCGGTGCGCCCACCCGGGCGACCGTGTTCCTCAGCAAGTACGGCGAGAAGGGGCGGACCGTCGACGCGATCCGCTTCGATCCGCCCACCCGCCCGCCCCGGATCCTGCGCGTCCACGCGACGGCGGGGACCGAACTCGAGTCGTCCGACCGGGGGATCTGCCTGATGGACGCCTTGTGGGACGTGGCGGCCGACCGCCTCGACGCCGAGACGGACTTCCTCGACCGACACGCGACGGAGCACTTCCACGTCCGCTACCGCTGA
- a CDS encoding ATP-grasp domain-containing protein, whose amino-acid sequence MSGAILFLNRWPLYEDERRWENRLAAPEIVFGPEADRVTYVCDEGGRSGVPADAERVHVVPDFNNLDDVLKLVDAVVRDEGPFDHVIAFSEMLLDLAATLRERYRVQGSGPEETSRFRDKTVMKETVSRAGIRVPRWASCRTEEQLLAAAREFGYPVIVKPVRGASSQGVLEIASAEELRALCAKRSLHDLEIEEFVRGEILHVDGVLDAAGKPLFLCTSRYVATCLDFELLGEPLGSVFQTDPAVRGRCEDFALRCLTALGLRSSAFHLELFDTGDELVFLEVGARVPGADVPYVIHDVHGVNLFRLWVDVLLGRPVDPPVPDPGLSGGWLIIPAPKPLPRKVTAATSLLGEVAYLYRELVPRAGEVLVSRPGSYATLQGGRFLFRGGTQEQIEQAVRQVRARYRLATEPVL is encoded by the coding sequence ATGTCCGGCGCAATCCTGTTCTTGAACCGCTGGCCCTTGTACGAGGACGAGCGGCGCTGGGAGAACCGCCTCGCCGCTCCCGAGATCGTCTTCGGCCCGGAGGCCGACCGCGTCACGTACGTGTGCGACGAGGGCGGCCGCAGCGGAGTGCCTGCCGACGCCGAACGGGTCCACGTCGTACCGGACTTCAACAACCTGGACGACGTGCTGAAGCTCGTCGACGCGGTCGTTCGCGACGAAGGGCCGTTCGACCACGTCATCGCCTTCTCCGAAATGCTCCTCGACCTCGCGGCGACCCTGCGCGAGCGGTACCGCGTCCAGGGCTCCGGCCCCGAGGAAACCTCCCGGTTCCGCGACAAGACCGTCATGAAGGAGACGGTGTCGCGGGCCGGCATCCGAGTGCCGCGTTGGGCGTCCTGCCGCACCGAGGAGCAGCTCCTCGCGGCCGCCCGGGAGTTCGGCTACCCCGTGATCGTCAAGCCGGTGCGCGGGGCGTCCAGCCAGGGGGTGCTCGAGATCGCCTCGGCCGAGGAGCTGCGGGCCCTGTGCGCGAAACGGAGCCTGCACGACCTCGAGATCGAGGAGTTCGTACGGGGCGAGATCCTGCACGTCGACGGCGTCCTGGACGCCGCGGGCAAGCCGCTGTTCCTGTGTACCTCGCGCTACGTCGCCACCTGCCTGGACTTCGAGTTGCTCGGCGAACCGCTCGGCTCCGTCTTCCAGACGGACCCCGCGGTGCGCGGCCGCTGCGAGGACTTCGCCCTGCGCTGCCTGACCGCGCTCGGCCTGCGGAGCTCTGCCTTCCACCTCGAACTCTTCGACACCGGCGATGAGTTGGTGTTCCTGGAGGTCGGAGCCCGTGTGCCGGGCGCCGACGTGCCGTACGTCATCCACGACGTCCACGGCGTGAATCTCTTCCGGTTGTGGGTCGACGTGCTGCTCGGTCGCCCGGTGGACCCGCCGGTCCCCGACCCGGGGCTGAGCGGCGGCTGGTTGATCATCCCGGCCCCCAAGCCGCTGCCCCGGAAGGTCACTGCCGCCACCTCGCTCCTGGGTGAAGTTGCCTATCTGTACCGGGAGTTGGTGCCGAGGGCGGGCGAGGTCCTGGTCTCAAGGCCCGGTTCGTACGCCACGCTCCAAGGCGGCCGTTTCCTTTTCCGGGGCGGCACCCAGGAACAGATCGAGCAGGCAGTGCGCCAGGTGCGCGCGCGGTACCGCCTGGCCACCGAGCCCGTCCTGTAG
- a CDS encoding DUF1611 domain-containing protein — protein sequence MDQLNHAELVDKKFVLFAEGCFGLFTSKIAASLIRYRGDRCVAVIDSRKAGRTVQDVLGYGGAIPIVGRIEHALSLRPEVMVIGKGLHSAELPSGWKPHILAAARNGLHLINSIHYRLTDDPDIARAVRDKGLTVWETKDAPTVPLNRARVLDLDAWVIHTCGSDSNIGKKTAALQLWHEANRSGIPTGFAATGQSGMLISGHGLAVDGVPGDFMAGAVEHVVMEAAVGNEWVVVEGQGSLNHIGFSGVALAILHGALPHAMVFCHRLGAERTKVWETPIVPIPELIRMNEELTVFERPAKVAAVSVNSIGFTEEDYRREAEKLEADTGLPVVDPVREGGARLVDILRAHQRETADRQLVRRR from the coding sequence GTGGATCAGTTGAACCACGCGGAGCTGGTCGACAAGAAGTTCGTGCTGTTCGCCGAGGGGTGTTTCGGACTCTTCACGAGCAAGATCGCCGCCTCGCTGATCCGCTACCGCGGGGACCGCTGTGTCGCCGTGATCGACAGCCGCAAGGCCGGCCGGACCGTCCAGGACGTCCTCGGCTACGGCGGTGCGATCCCGATCGTCGGCCGCATCGAGCACGCTCTGTCCCTGCGCCCCGAGGTCATGGTCATCGGCAAGGGCCTGCACTCCGCCGAACTGCCCTCGGGCTGGAAGCCGCACATCCTCGCGGCCGCCAGGAACGGCCTCCACCTGATCAACTCGATCCACTACCGCCTCACCGACGACCCGGACATCGCCCGTGCCGTCCGTGACAAGGGCCTCACCGTCTGGGAGACCAAGGACGCCCCGACCGTGCCGCTCAACAGGGCCCGCGTCCTGGACCTGGACGCCTGGGTCATCCACACGTGTGGCAGCGACTCCAACATCGGCAAGAAGACCGCCGCCCTGCAGCTCTGGCACGAGGCCAACCGCAGCGGCATCCCCACCGGCTTCGCCGCCACGGGACAGAGCGGCATGCTGATCTCCGGGCACGGCCTCGCGGTCGACGGCGTGCCCGGCGACTTCATGGCCGGTGCGGTCGAGCACGTCGTGATGGAGGCCGCCGTCGGCAACGAATGGGTCGTCGTCGAAGGCCAGGGTTCCCTCAACCACATCGGGTTCAGCGGCGTGGCCCTCGCCATTCTCCACGGCGCCCTGCCGCACGCCATGGTCTTCTGCCACCGCCTCGGCGCCGAGCGGACCAAGGTCTGGGAGACGCCCATCGTCCCCATCCCCGAGCTCATCCGCATGAACGAGGAGCTCACCGTCTTCGAACGGCCCGCCAAGGTCGCCGCCGTCAGCGTCAACAGCATCGGCTTCACCGAGGAGGACTACCGCCGGGAGGCCGAGAAGCTGGAGGCCGATACCGGACTGCCCGTCGTCGACCCGGTCCGTGAGGGCGGCGCCCGGCTCGTGGACATCCTGCGCGCCCACCAGCGCGAGACCGCCGACCGGCAGTTGGTCCGCCGGCGATGA
- the aroA gene encoding 3-phosphoshikimate 1-carboxyvinyltransferase — protein sequence MLLQVDPVDSFSGTFRVPSSKPETQRAILTGTLAEGTSRVFNDLRCDETETMKNACRAFGAKITEHDGFLEIQGIGQSFPNIRRVIQSRGSGLVFRIVTALASVQPSPVVVTGDATLRNRVMEPLLRALRELGADIESIVGENKAPVVNWGRGLKGGTCHLPGDISSQFITAVLFAAPLAEGPVEIEVTGEVYSQSYIRQTLASLTDAGIKVSASEDLRHYEVEPSAYQAQDVTTHEDYTSASYLLAAAALFPGRTVLSNVYGDSMQGEFAIVPILERLGVNVTFDRATSSLTVDNPPDSLCGTFEVDVRDCPNIVPTLAALGAYVRGSLRVTGGRLTRFHKASRIEAMAAELTRAGVDIEVLYDDGICDGFEVRGARTYPGGVTLSSWGDHRIFMSLFVAGLRMRSANRFSGFEDVRLSFPTFLEEFARAGVRTAAVEEENAPAEAVG from the coding sequence ATGCTGCTGCAGGTTGACCCGGTCGATTCCTTTTCCGGAACGTTCCGCGTCCCGTCTTCGAAACCGGAGACACAACGAGCAATTCTGACCGGCACACTGGCCGAGGGCACGTCACGGGTTTTCAACGATCTCCGTTGCGACGAGACGGAGACGATGAAGAACGCCTGCCGTGCCTTCGGCGCCAAGATAACCGAGCACGACGGATTCCTGGAGATCCAGGGCATCGGACAGTCGTTCCCGAACATCCGGCGTGTCATCCAGTCCCGTGGCTCGGGTCTGGTGTTCCGCATCGTGACGGCGCTGGCTTCCGTACAGCCGTCGCCGGTCGTGGTGACGGGCGACGCGACCCTGCGCAACCGCGTGATGGAGCCGCTGCTGCGGGCGCTGCGCGAGCTCGGCGCGGACATCGAGTCGATCGTCGGCGAGAACAAGGCCCCGGTCGTCAACTGGGGACGCGGCCTGAAGGGCGGCACGTGCCATCTGCCGGGCGACATCAGCTCCCAGTTCATCACCGCCGTCCTGTTCGCCGCGCCGCTGGCCGAAGGCCCGGTGGAGATCGAGGTGACGGGCGAGGTCTATTCCCAGTCGTACATCCGGCAGACACTGGCGAGCCTGACCGACGCGGGCATCAAGGTCTCCGCGTCGGAGGACCTGCGTCACTACGAGGTGGAGCCCTCCGCCTACCAGGCCCAGGACGTCACCACGCACGAGGACTACACCTCGGCCTCGTATCTGCTGGCCGCCGCCGCGCTCTTCCCGGGCCGGACCGTCCTGAGCAACGTGTACGGCGACAGCATGCAGGGCGAGTTCGCGATCGTCCCGATCCTGGAGCGGCTCGGGGTGAACGTCACCTTCGACCGGGCCACCTCGTCGCTGACCGTCGACAACCCGCCGGACAGCCTGTGCGGCACCTTCGAGGTGGACGTGCGGGACTGCCCCAACATCGTGCCCACGCTCGCCGCCCTCGGGGCGTACGTGCGGGGCAGCCTGCGGGTGACCGGCGGACGCCTCACCCGCTTCCACAAGGCGTCACGCATCGAGGCCATGGCCGCCGAACTGACCCGCGCGGGCGTGGACATCGAGGTCCTGTACGACGACGGGATCTGCGACGGCTTCGAGGTGCGCGGCGCCCGGACGTACCCCGGCGGAGTGACACTGTCCAGCTGGGGCGACCACCGCATCTTCATGTCGCTGTTCGTGGCAGGCCTGCGGATGCGGTCGGCCAACCGGTTCTCGGGCTTCGAAGACGTCCGGCTGTCCTTTCCCACCTTCCTGGAGGAGTTCGCCAGGGCAGGAGTACGGACCGCTGCCGTCGAGGAGGAGAACGCGCCCGCTGAGGCCGTCGGCTGA
- a CDS encoding LLM class flavin-dependent oxidoreductase gives MSSQPQPDSNEQSDSNELRVHWNSPLSGQQKASGKYQVGQLDFDEIVDFAQEADRLGVDSLLMGIGFHMPDPLPMLGALVRETRRVKFLVAYRPGLLPPTLFAQVVNTVSWMSDGRISLNLVAGTSPAEQAYYGDFLAHDERYARSNEFLDILHRFWRGETPLSYEGEHYRIEGAQVGLGYKGGGRPEIYISGASDVAQQTAVDHGDCWLRYGDTPEGMAAAAKPVLAQGGRVGTRMHVLARETRAQALADLADMMRDPDEEHRKRIAAAVASSDSVAVNTSFQLAESADADWLSPMLFSGAVAYRGGPALCVVGSYEEVAAYLYEYKLAGISEFIFSGWPTREEMRIFYTRVLPLLRRHERAGV, from the coding sequence TTGTCAAGCCAACCGCAGCCGGACTCGAACGAGCAGTCGGACTCGAACGAGCTGAGAGTGCACTGGAACTCGCCACTCAGCGGACAGCAGAAGGCGTCGGGGAAGTACCAGGTCGGCCAGCTCGACTTCGACGAGATCGTCGACTTCGCGCAGGAGGCGGACCGCCTGGGCGTCGACTCGCTCCTCATGGGGATCGGCTTCCACATGCCTGATCCGCTCCCGATGCTCGGCGCCCTGGTCCGCGAGACCCGACGCGTCAAGTTCCTCGTCGCCTACCGTCCCGGGCTGCTCCCACCGACGCTCTTCGCCCAGGTGGTCAACACGGTCTCGTGGATGTCGGACGGGCGGATCTCCCTCAACCTGGTCGCCGGTACCTCCCCGGCCGAGCAGGCGTATTACGGAGACTTCCTCGCCCACGACGAGCGCTACGCACGCTCCAACGAGTTCCTGGACATCCTCCACCGGTTCTGGCGCGGTGAGACCCCGCTGTCCTACGAGGGCGAGCACTATCGCATCGAGGGCGCACAGGTCGGCCTGGGATACAAGGGCGGAGGCCGTCCCGAGATATACATCAGCGGGGCGTCCGACGTGGCCCAACAGACCGCCGTGGACCACGGCGACTGCTGGCTGCGGTACGGCGACACTCCCGAGGGAATGGCCGCCGCGGCGAAGCCCGTCCTGGCGCAGGGCGGCCGGGTGGGAACGCGCATGCACGTGCTGGCGAGGGAAACCCGTGCGCAAGCACTGGCGGATCTCGCGGACATGATGCGCGATCCCGACGAAGAACACCGGAAACGGATCGCGGCCGCCGTGGCATCCTCCGATTCCGTGGCAGTGAACACGTCCTTCCAACTGGCCGAGTCCGCGGACGCCGACTGGCTCTCTCCCATGCTGTTCTCCGGTGCCGTGGCATATCGCGGCGGCCCTGCCCTCTGCGTGGTGGGCAGCTACGAGGAAGTCGCGGCGTATCTCTACGAGTACAAGCTGGCCGGGATCAGCGAGTTCATCTTCTCGGGCTGGCCGACCCGGGAGGAGATGCGGATCTTCTACACCCGTGTGCTGCCGCTGCTGCGCCGGCACGAACGCGCAGGCGTCTGA